The Pyrenophora tritici-repentis strain M4 chromosome 10, whole genome shotgun sequence genome contains a region encoding:
- a CDS encoding RpsE, Ribosomal protein S5, producing the protein MNDILALILQQSVLEYTHISNCITRTRIRTRRGKSGLYAGLKMPTDWKRRSNSNIEFRDCLRDNSTNSQEHQIFSSRIPHQNTTWLTLLPPLVAVSEKEWQPVTKLGRLVKAGKIKSMEEIYLHSLPIKEYQVVDFFLPKLKDEVMKIKPVQKQTRAGQRTRFKAIVVIGDSEGHIGLGIKTSKEVATAIRAAIIIAKLSVVPIRRGYWGTNLGEPHSLPTKESGKCGSVTVRLIPAPRGTGLVASPAVKRLLQLAGVSDIYTASSGSTKTLENTLKATFVAVAHTYGFLTPNLWKDNKLTPSPLEEYSDILREGKRY; encoded by the exons TGAACGACATCTTAGCCCTGATACTCCAGCAATCAGTCCTTGAATACACGCACATCTCTAACTGTATCACACGCACACGCATACGCACACGCAGAGGAAAAAGTGGCTTGTATGCCGGGTTGAAGA TGCCCACGGATTGGAAGCGACGTTCGAATTCCAACATTGAATTTCGCGACTGCCTTCGCGACAACAGCACTAACTCCCAGGAACACCAAATC TTCAGCAGCCGTATACCCCACCAAAATACAACATGGCTGACGCTCCTGCCCCCGCTCGTGGCGGTTTCG GAGAAGGAATGGCAACCCGTCACTAAGCTCGGCCGTCTCGTAAAGGCTGGCAAGATCAAGAGCATGGAGGAGAT CTACCTCCACTCTCTCCCCATCAAGGAGTACCAGGTCGTTGACTTCTTCCTGCCCAAGCTCAAGGATGAGGTCATGAAGATCAAGCCCGTCCAGAAGCAGACCCGTGCCGGTCAGCGTACCCGCTTCAAGGCCATCGTCGTCATCGGTGACTCTGAGGGCCACATTGGTCTCGGTATCAAGACCTCCAAGGAAGTCGCGACCGCCATCCGCGCCGCCATCATCATTGCCAAGCTCTCCGTCGTTCCCATCCGAAGAGGTTACTGGGGTACCAACCTTGGTGAGCCTCACTCGCTCCCCACTAAGGAGAGCGGAAAGTGCGGTTCCGTCACTGTCCGTCTCATTCCCGCTCCCCGTGGTACTGGTCTTGTCGCTTCCCCCGCCGTCAAGCGTCTCTTGCAGTTGGCTGGTGTCTCCGACATTTACACTGCCTCGTCCGGTTCCACCAAGACCCTCGAGAACACCCTGAAGGCTACCTTTGTCGCCGTCGCACACACCTACGGTTTCCTTACACCCAACCTGTGGAAGGACAACAAGCTCACCCCCTCTCCTCTCGAGGAGTACAGCGACATCCTTCGCGAGGGCAAGAGGTACTAG
- a CDS encoding RPT1, ATP-dependent 26S proteasome regulatory subunit — MSSRAKRKFDIDPNASDPEDFDYDDSEKRAAPQRRRHKGTPGAKKKPSKRQRRAYGGSDIDDDDEIESDGSFTERSESEEPEINPATGRSVRRATKKQIKYEESEDEIEDTPSEDDSPKPASRRRAKPSIEQVDKPSLIVKLKMPDHAPGRNLRTRTGSKSLARGKTPEVQGTRRSSRLSHDVEAPIVELSDSGRHVKIVREGTRSPEPVIARATRGGKGPRPTEYPSAIMEASQETSMIRDESPGPLDAILAGAETQVEASKESSPTQEAPGDDDAEGEDEDMEGVIQESQHDEGAADESDEEGPVSRGGRNLRNRAASAKRKRGADESSDFEPPAEDEKEEEMSESDKEKGKRSASESASGSGRRSNRLRGKTRQSGRSRRNSSSEESGVDQDELQDELQDLEYNKRRRLTRRNPDNDLAYDAAPKRRARQTGVDYRVIRPEQNEIFEIDEDAPAIDRSRARGGRSAYKSLWRSQGPFGGGVEAGMGVAGGDSDSSDDENQKMPKPVGGMIGMTPTTATAPTFGFPQTHNADAQKDSGGGPANLGKVKDKKALADSDPLGVDPNVNFDGVGGLDDHINKLKEMVMLPLLYPEVFQRFKITPPRGVLFHGPPGTGKTLLARALASSVSTHGQKVTFYMRKGADALSKWVGEAERQLRLLFEEARKTQPSIIFFDEIDGLAPVRSSKQEQIHASIVATLLALMDGMDGRGQVIVIGATNRPDSVDPALRRPGRFDREFYFPLPDVTGRRSIIDIHTKNWEPPLKPEMKDQLAELTKGYGGADIRALCTEAALNAVQGTYPQIYTSEKKLLIDPSTIKILAKDFMISVNKMVPSSQRTVTASAAPLGKNIEPLLRKPLDAILKRIDELIPRRKKLTALEEAQYDDRDDEKGFEREATMRNFESSRIFRPRLLISGLQGMGQQYLGAALLSKIEGLHVQSFDLPTILEDSTRAPEAAITQLFTEVRRHKPSVIYIPSVDVWYQTLPAQAIKTFKLLLRSVGANEPIMLLGVMELLNEKEKPDRQMMTDLFSFSQTNQFHLARPDQEGRSEFFNNISHYIRMSPADFPDPDNRKKRILPELEAAPIVAPVVDPKELAAREKWQKKQDRLTLNKMKIVIQPIMDQLKRSHRKFFKPILEESWYAYLLDEQDPEHVGSDLPRDQQEQQGLERPWEFSKDSKGVDVLLHVDSGNKYYNLDLGTIEKRLSNGYYKRPADYLFDIKTLVKDARTFGDAERTLKGNEMITNVEVDLDNFFMHQNPGLLQECEAVYQRELERERKAREKREKAIAANKDFPDVARVPPEQSIGTTETSGPITLGEPVPGRLPMPPVTPLRALHESGLSNGTVGEGAQLITNGFAVPSNDETHMTDSQDLNANTQHDFQFQTPSRIDTQGTQTQKSQVLGRTFMAPNSHPNDYNNSASTTTSGQKTSNRSSENKFGTQSSNGGVLPGIPNFSEMMPQPSGSQLPDTQEVTYGSSQPSNSQPSQLSQLSQHVTSMPAPAPPHHSNLNQILNDEEPKPQLIIDDGLVTDLHEKLVQSTSGCSLEQLEQINAALMDAIWKHRADYNRNVVLKEVTEAFNTIIKDIQTMQEILKSSQEEEEAELRRQYHTSTQDDWFSQTQAHR, encoded by the exons ATGTCTAGCCGAGCGAAGCGCAAGTTCGACATCGACCCCAACGCATCTGACCCCGAGGACTTTGATTACGACGACTCGGAAAAACGCGCAGCTCCTCAACGGCGCCGTCACAAAGGCACGCCGGGAGCAAAGAAGAAGCCTTCCAAGCGCCAACGACGCGCATACGGCGGCTCCGACattgacgacgacgacgaaaTCGAGTCGGACGGCTCATTCACCGAGCGCTCAGAGTCCGAGGAGCCCGAAATCAACCCAGCAACAGGCAGAAGCGTACGCCGCGCCACCAAGAAACAGATCAAGTACGAGGAGAGCGAGGACGAGATTGAAGACACGCCATCAGAGGACGACTCTCCCAAGCCAGCTTCGCGACGCAGAGCCAAGCCGTCTATTGAACAAGTCGACAAGCCTTCGCTCATTGTCAAGCTGAAGATGCCTGATCACGCACCAGGCCGCAACCTGCGCACTCGCACAGGAAGCAAATCCCTTGCGCGTGGAAAGACACCAGAAGTACAGGGTACGCGACGTAGTAGTCGTCTCTCGCACGATGTCGAGGCCCCCATCGTTGAGCTTTCAGACTCTGGAAGGCATGTCAAGATTGTGCGCGAAGGAACGCGCAGTCCTGAGCCCGTCATCGCGCGCGCGACCCGAGGCGGCAAAGGCCCAAGGCCAACAGAGTACCCCAGTGCCATCATGGAAGCCTCACAAGAGACATCGATGATCCGCGACGAGAGTCCTGGCCCGCTCGACGCCATCCTCGCTGGTGCCGAAACTCAAGTCGAGGCCAGCAAAGAGAGCTCGCCTACGCAAGAAGCCCCGGGAGATGATGATGCCGAGGGCGAGGATGAAGATATGGAAGGCGTCATCCAGGAGTCTCAGCACGATGAAGGCGCTGCTGACGAGTCTGACGAGGAAGGCCCGGTTTCGCGCGGCGGCCGGAATTTGAGG AACCGTGCTGCATCAGCCAAACGCAAACGAGGTGCCGATGAGAGCAGTGATTTCGAACCCCCGGCCGAGGAcgaaaaagaagaagaaatGTCCGAGTCAGACAAGGAAAAGGGCAAGCGCTCCGCATCCGAAAGCGCCTCTGGTTCAGGACGGCGATCGAACCGTCTACGAGGAAAGACGCGTCAATCTGGTCGCAGCAGGCGCAACTCCTCGTCTGAAGAGTCTGGGGTAGATCAGGATGAACTACAAGACGAGCTACAAGACCTCGAGTATAACAAGCGCCGGCGTCTTACGCGACGTAACCCTGACAACGACCTGGCATATGATGCCGCGCCTAAACGTCGTGCCCGCCAGACAGGAGTTGATTACCGCGTCATCCGACCAGAGCAAAACGAGATATTCGAGATTGATGAAGATGCACCGGCTATCGACAGATCTCGGGCACGAGGTGGTCGCTCAGCATATAAGAGCCTGTGGCGTAGTCAGGGGCCctttggtggtggtgttgaaGCCGGCATGGGAGTAGCAGGCGGTGACTCTGACAGCAGCGATGACGAGAACCAGAAGATGCCTAAGCCTGTCGGTGGCATGATCGGCATGACTCCCACAACAGCGACGGCCCCCACATTTGGATTTCCACAGACTCATAATGCAGACGCACAAAAAGACTCTGGTGGGGGTCCTGCAAACCTGGGCAAAGTCAAGGACAAGAAAGCCCTGGCAGATTCTGACCCTCTTGGAGTTGACCCCAACGTCAATTTCGATGGTGTTGGTGGATTAGACGATCACATTAACAAACTTAAGGAGATGGTGATGCTTCCATTGCTATATCCCGAGGTGTTTCAGCGCTTTAAGATCACTCCTCCCCGAGGTGTTTTGTTCCATGGACCGCCTGGTACAGGAAAAACACTTCTTGCCCGTGCTCTTGCTTCTAGTGTCAGCACACATGGTCAGAAGGTCACTTTCTACATGCGCAAAGGCGCTGATGCCTTGAGCAAATGGGTTGGAGAAGCTGAACGCCAACTCCGTCTGTTGTTCGAAGAGGCGCGCAAAACCCAGCCTAGTATCATCTTCTTCGACGAGATCGATGGTCTGGCACCTGTCCGTTCTAGCAAGCAAGAGCAAATCCACGCGTCAATAGTGGCAACACTCCTTGCCCTCATGGACGGTATGGATGGTCGTGGCCAAGTCATCGTGATAGGCGCCACCAATCGTCCAGACTCTGTAGACCCTGCCCTCCGGCGTCCAGGTCGTTTCGACCGAGAGTTCTACTTCCCTCTACCGGATGTTACAGGCCGACGCTCCATCATCGACATTCACACCAAGAATTGGGAGCCACCTCTCAAGCCGGAGATGAAGGACCAACTTGCAGAGCTGACCAAGGGTTATGGAGGTGCCGACATTCGTGCGCTCTGCACAGAAGCCGCCTTGAATGCGGTACAAGGAACATACCCCCAGATCTACACTTCCGAGAAGAAGCTCTTGATCGACCCCAGCACCATCAAGATTCTCGCTAAAGATTTCATGATCTCAGTCAACAAGATGGTACCATCATCTCAGCGAACAGTGACAGCCAGTGCAGCACCACTAGGCAAGAACATTGAGCCACTACTGCGCAAGCCCCTTGATGCAATCCTGAAGCGGATAGACGAGCTTATCCCAAGGCGGAAGAAGCTTACTGCACTCGAAGAAGCTCAATACGACGACCGCGACGACGAGAAGGGTTTCGAGCGAGAAGCCACAATGCGCAACTTCGAGAGCAGCAGGATCTTCAGGCCCCGTTTACTCATCAGTGGCTTGCAAGGCATGGGCCAGCAGTATCTTGGTGCTGCGCTGCTGAGCAAGATTGAAGGTCTGCATGTGCAGTCATTCGATCTCCCGACTATCCTGGAAGACTCTACCCGAGCACCCGAAGCGGCGATCACGCAACTGTTCACTGAGGTCAGGCGGCACAAGCCAAGTGTCATCTACATCCCTTCAGTCGATGTCTGGTACCAGACACTCCCCGCACAGGCCATCAAGACATTCAAACTCCTCCTGCGGAGTGTCGGTGCAAACGAGCCAATTATGCTGCTGGGTGTCATGGAATTGCTCAACGAGAAGGAGAAGCCAGATCGACAGATGATGACTGATCTCTTCTCGTTCTCACAAACTAATCAGTTCCACCTCGCTCGACCTGATCAGGAAGGTCGCTCTGAGTTCTTCAACAACATCAGCCACTACATTCGCATGTCTCCTGCAGACTTCCCCGACCCTGATAACAGGAAGAAGCGAATACTTCCGGAACTGGAGGCTGCGCCTATTGTTGCCCCAGTGGTTGATCCCAAGGAGCTCGCGGCGCGTGAAAAGTGGCAGAAGAAGCAGGACAGGTTGACGCTCAACAAGATGAAGATTGTCATCCAGCCAATTATGGATCAGTTGAAGAGGAGTCACAGGAAATTCTTCAAGCCAATCCTGGAAGAAAGCTGGTATGCTTATTTGCTGGATGAACAGGATCCCGAGCATGTCGGGTCAGACTTGCCACGTGATCAGCAAGAACAACAAGGCCTTGAGCGACCTTGGGAATTTTCCAAAGACAGCAAAGGTGTAGATGTTCTGTTGCACGTTGACAGTGGCAACAAGTACTACAACCTGGACCTGGGCACTATCGAGAAGCGTCTTTCAAACGGTTACTACAAACGCCCTGCCGATTATCTTTTTGATATCAAGACCTTAGTTAAGGATGCCCGGACATTTGGAGACGCCGAACGGACTCTGAAGGGCAACGAGATGATAACCAATGTTGAGGTGGATTTGGATAACTTCTTTATGCACCAAAACCCTGGTCTGCTTCAAGAGTGCGAGGCAGTATACCAACGCGAACTCGAGAGGGAGCGAAAGGCGCGCGAGAAGCGAGAGAAGGCCATCGCAGCGAACAAGGACTTCCCTGATGTTGCACGTGTGCCTCCAGAGCAGTCCATCGGTACAACAGAGACCTCGGGACCAATCACTTTGGGCGAGCCTGTGCCCGGCCGTTTGCCTATGCCACCTGTCACTCCGTTGCGAGCACTTCATGAGAGCGGTCTATCTAACGGCACCGTTGGAGAAGGCGCACAGCTCATAACTAATGGTTTTGCTGTGCCTTCCAACGATGAAACACATATGACGGACAGCCAGGATCTGAATGCCAACACACAGCACGATTTCCAATTCCAGACTCCTAGTAGGATCGATACACAGGGAACGCAAACGCAAAAGTCGCAGGTCTTGGGTCGCACCTTCATGGCGCCAAACTCACATCCCAACGATTACAACAACAGCGCGTCAACGACCACTTCTGGTCAAAAGACGTCGAACAGGTCTTCAGAAAACAAGTTTGGCACTCAGAGTAGCAACGGTGGTGTGCTACCCGGCATACCAAACTTCTCAGAGATGATGCCCCAACCGAGCGGGTCGCAGCTTCCCGACACACAAG AAGTCACTTATGGAAGTAGTCAGCCATCAAATTCGCAGCCGTCGCAACTTTCGCAGTTGTCGCAGCACGTTACCTCAATGCCTGCACCTGCACCCCCTCACCACTCGAACCTCAACCAGATCCTTAACGACGAAGAGCCCAAGCCACAGCTCATCATCGACGACGGTCTTGTCACAGACTTGCACGAGAAGCTCGTCCAATCGACCTCTGGCTGTTCCCTGGAGCAGTTGGAGCAGATCAACGCTGCACTCATGGACGCTATCTGGAAGCACCGCGCAGACTACAATCGCAACGTTGTCCTGAAAGAAGTCACCGAGGCCTTCAACACCATCATCAAAGACATTCAGACCATGCAGGAGATTCTTAAGTCGagccaagaagaagaagaggccGAGTTGCGCCGTCAGTATCACACCTCCACACAAGATGATTGGTTTTCGCAGACTCAAGCGCATCGCTAA
- a CDS encoding PutA, NAD-dependent aldehyde dehydrogenase: MGHSIPPLNDKSLLKSQTYVNGEWIDAKLGKSFEVHDPATGKLIGTMPEMDRADTEAAIAAAAAALPSFRKLTGRERSRMLRKWYQLIIDNADDLAKLITWENGKPIADAKGEVNYAASFYEWFAEEAPRMYGATIPASVAGNRVFTIKEPVGVVGLITPWNFPAAMITRKIGPALAAGCTVVAKSPGETPFTAAALAELAHRAGIPKGVVNFVTALKNTAEVGETITSSKTVKKVSFTGSTGVGKLLMKQSSETLKKLSFELGGNAPFIVFDDADLETAVTGAITSKFRSSGQTCVCANRIYVQSGIYDEFCTKFTEKVKAFKVGGGYEEGITHGPLIHDRAVSKVDAHVQDAVKNGAKVLFGGQKLPDLGENFYQPTVLRDMTKDMQLAKDETFGPVAGLFPFETEADVIKLANAADVGLAGYFFSKDIQRVYRVAEALEVGMVGVNTGLISDAASPFGGVKESGFGREGSHLGIDEYIVTKTITLGGNGQPLQGE; the protein is encoded by the exons ATGGGTCATTCGATACCACCC CTCAACGACAAGTCTCTTCTGAAGAGCCAGACCTATGTCAATGGAGAATGGATAGACGCAAAGTTGGGCAAGAGCTTTGAGGTTCATG ACCCAGCGACAGGCAAGCTCATTGGCACCATGCCTGAGATGGATCGCGCCGACACCGAGGCCGCCATTGCAGCTGCCGCGGCTGCCCTCCCCTCTTTCCGCAAGCTCACAGGCCGGGAGCGCTCACGCATGCTACGAAAATGGTACCAACTCATCATCGATAACGCCGACGATTTGGCGAAGCTCATAACCTGGGAGAATGGCAAGCCCATTGCAGATGCAAAGGGAGAGGTCAACTATGCTGCGAGTTTCTACGAATGGTTTGCTGAAGAGGCACCGCGAATGTATGGAGCTACCATCCCAGCATCGGTTGCGGGAAACAGGGTCTTCACAATCAAAGAACCAGTTGGCGTCGTCGGATTAATAACACC ATGGAACTTCCCTGCAGCCATGATTACAAGGAAGATCGGACCTGCTCTCGCAGCTGGTTGTACAGTGGTAGCCAAGTCGCCTGGCGAGACGCCCTTCACTGCCGCTGCTCTCGCCGAGCTTGCACATAGAGCGGGAATTCCCAAGGGTGTAGTGAACTTTGTTACTGCGCTCAAGAATACGGCTGAAGTAGGTGAAACCATCACATCAAGCAAAACCGTCAAGAAGGTCTCATTCACAGGCTCCACCGGTGTTGGTAAGCTCCTGATGAAGCAATCTTCAGAAACACTGAAGAAGCTCTCCTTCGAATTGGGTGGAAACGCACCCTTTATCGTCTTCGACGACGCCGATCTCGAGACGGCGGTGACTGGAGCCATTACCTCCAAGTTCCGTTCATCAGGTCAGACGTGTGTATGCGCCAACAGGATCTACGTACAATCTGGCATATACGATGAGTTCTGCACCAAATTCACCGAAAAGGTCAAGGCCTTCAAGGTTGGCGGTGGCTACGAAGAAGGCATCACACATGGCCCTCTCATCCACGACCGCGCTGTCTCCAAGGTCGATGCACATGTTCAAGACGCTGTCAAGAACGGTGCAAAGGTTCTTTTCGGCGGTCAGAAGCTCCCTGATCTTGGAGAGAACTTCTACCAGCCTACTGTCCTCCGTGACATGACCAAGGACATGCAGCTCGCTAAAGACGAGACTTTCGGTCCCGTAGCCGGTCTCTTCCCATTCGAAACCGAGGCAGATGTCATTAAGCTTGCTAATGCGGCTGACGTGGGGCTTGCAGGCTATTTCTTCAGCAAAGACATCCAGAGAGTTTACAGAGTGGCTGAAGCGTTGGAGGTTGGTATGGTCGGTGTCAACACAGGTCTCATCTCGGATGCTGCCTCACCTTTCGGCGGTGTCAAGGAAAGTGGGTTTGGGCGAGAGGGAAGCCATCTGGGCATTGATGAGTACATTGTCACAAAGACGATAACTTTGGGTGGCAATGGACAGCCTCTGCAAGGCGAGTAG
- a CDS encoding Herpes-BLLF1 domain containing protein — translation MSVYIKQEPGMHADDGAVAAIPIRTSSATSIKQEPGLSTITVTEIAIHPAPMAIKSEPGLRQTATPSPSPPRPARYAPATNAAPIAGSSNSLSSSVYATPTASTGLSQFQLDCLESRKRLFADDDDDDTNNNQAIKIEGRPIKRIRYHLHTTPIKPSEEPPKPQLPEIPNPRDPRVDLLQVCAAKGNFTPYELEKYKAVQPKVDSVVYQKAMALFNLLQDLER, via the exons ATGTCTGTGTATATTAAGCAGGAACCGGGCATGCATGCTGATGATGGTGCTGTCGCGGCTATTCCGATACGAACATCATCAGCAACGAGTATCAAACAAGAACCAGGACTTTCTACCATTACAGTCACGGAGATTGCAATTCACCCAGCCCCAATGGCTATTAAGTCTGAGCCCGGCCTTAGACAAACTGCGACTCCAAGCCCCAGCCCACCAAGACCAGCACGGTATGCGCCAGCAACGAATGCAGCGCCAATTGCCGGTTCCAGCAATTCCCTTTCGTCAAGTGTCTATGCCACACCAACCGCATCAACAGGACTCTCCCAATTCCAACTTGACTGCCTGGAGTCGCGTAAGCGACTCTTCgccgacgatgacgatgacgacaccaacaacaaccaaGCCATAAAGATCGAAGGACGACCAATCAAGCGCATACGCTACCACCTACACACGACACCCATCAAGCCCTCAGAAGAACCCCCCAAGCCCCAACTCCCAGAAATTCCCAACCCTCGGGACCCCCGCGTGGACCTCCTCCAAGTCTGCGCCGCAAAGGGCAACTTCACGCCCTACGAGCTGGAAAAATACAAAGCCGTGCAGCCCAAGGTCGACAGCGTCGTGTACCAAAAAGCGATGGCGTTGTTTAACCTGCTCCAGGATCTTGAAA GATAG